Proteins encoded in a region of the Streptomyces sp. NBC_00258 genome:
- a CDS encoding class I SAM-dependent methyltransferase, which produces MNDWTTSHDRVLVQRNAEGWMFLIEAARDLRTTGAIAPSGKALARVLTDPVRAQAPHPLAVLEAGAGTGPVTRALIPRLSRGSRLDVVEANPRFAERLRRLVTTHSHLTATSAQVNVHQTYVEQLDTDQRYDVIVSGLPLTNFTPAQVERIMARYMELLHPGGTLTYFAYLGTCKARALTASRAEARRHAAVDEIMGAYQRTYATGRWTVWANVPPAYVWHLQRPHVSADHPEQQSVEARR; this is translated from the coding sequence ATGAACGACTGGACCACCTCCCACGACCGTGTCCTGGTGCAGCGCAACGCCGAAGGCTGGATGTTCCTGATCGAGGCAGCCCGTGATCTGCGTACCACGGGTGCCATAGCCCCCAGCGGCAAGGCGCTGGCCCGCGTGCTCACCGACCCCGTACGGGCTCAGGCGCCCCACCCGCTGGCAGTTCTGGAAGCCGGCGCCGGCACCGGCCCGGTCACCCGGGCCCTGATACCGCGGCTGTCCCGGGGCAGCCGCCTGGACGTCGTGGAGGCCAACCCGCGTTTCGCCGAGCGACTGCGCCGTCTCGTCACCACACACTCGCACCTGACAGCCACGTCTGCGCAGGTGAACGTGCATCAGACCTACGTCGAGCAGCTCGACACCGACCAGCGGTACGACGTCATCGTCTCCGGGCTGCCCCTGACCAACTTCACGCCCGCGCAGGTCGAGCGCATCATGGCCCGCTACATGGAACTCCTCCACCCCGGCGGCACGCTGACCTACTTCGCCTACCTCGGCACCTGCAAGGCCCGTGCCCTGACGGCATCGCGAGCCGAGGCCCGCCGCCACGCCGCCGTGGACGAGATCATGGGCGCCTATCAGCGCACCTACGCCACGGGCCGCTGGACGGTGTGGGCCAACGTTCCTCCCGCCTACGTCTGGCATCTGCAACGACCCCACGTCTCCGCGGACCACCCCGAGCAGCAGTCCGTCGAGGCGCGGCGGTGA
- a CDS encoding SGNH/GDSL hydrolase family protein produces MGPYARTGLAGIVSCGVLLTAVLIGRPDGTGNGTDDNAKDERPQPGPYVALGDSYTSGPKIPRQSKTPAGCDRSDHNYPAVVARQLGVTAADFRDVSCSGATITDLTTPQKTSNGTNPAQLSALSTRTRLVTLGIGGNDIGFGSTVTKCVTMGAMYRAIRSDRLFSDDAPCKKQYVDGGTDEVAQKIQTAGRKLSAVLAEIEQRAPKARVYVVGYPVILPAEGKGCGRELPLAPGDATYLHGKGNQLNTMLRAQAEAAGATYVDTYSPSVGHDACSAQKTRWIEPLRPSSPAAAVHPNARGEKGMADAVLRAIDA; encoded by the coding sequence ATGGGACCGTATGCACGCACAGGTCTGGCCGGGATCGTGAGCTGCGGTGTTCTACTCACCGCCGTCCTCATCGGGCGGCCGGACGGCACCGGCAACGGCACCGACGACAACGCCAAGGACGAGCGACCGCAGCCTGGGCCCTACGTCGCTCTCGGCGACTCCTACACCTCCGGCCCGAAGATCCCCCGACAGTCCAAAACACCGGCCGGCTGCGACCGTTCCGACCACAACTATCCGGCGGTGGTGGCACGCCAACTCGGAGTCACGGCTGCTGACTTCCGCGATGTCAGCTGCAGCGGTGCCACCATCACCGACCTCACCACGCCGCAGAAGACCTCCAACGGCACCAACCCCGCCCAGCTTTCGGCCCTCTCGACGCGGACGCGGCTGGTCACCCTCGGCATCGGCGGCAACGACATCGGCTTCGGCTCGACGGTCACGAAATGCGTCACGATGGGCGCGATGTACCGTGCGATCCGCAGCGATCGCCTCTTCTCCGACGATGCGCCCTGTAAAAAGCAGTACGTCGACGGCGGCACCGACGAAGTTGCACAGAAGATCCAGACGGCCGGCCGAAAGCTGTCCGCGGTGCTGGCCGAGATCGAACAGCGGGCGCCGAAGGCCCGGGTCTACGTCGTCGGCTATCCGGTGATCCTGCCCGCCGAAGGAAAAGGCTGCGGCAGGGAACTGCCCCTCGCGCCCGGTGACGCGACCTACCTGCACGGCAAGGGGAATCAGCTCAACACCATGCTTCGCGCGCAGGCTGAGGCCGCCGGAGCGACGTACGTCGACACCTACTCCCCGTCCGTCGGCCACGACGCCTGCTCCGCGCAGAAGACCCGCTGGATCGAGCCCCTGCGGCCCAGCAGCCCGGCCGCCGCCGTCCACCCGAACGCGCGCGGCGAGAAAGGCATGGCCGACGCCGTGCTCCGTGCGATCGACGCTTGA
- a CDS encoding LuxR C-terminal-related transcriptional regulator, with protein sequence MPTVLIVNDRKLHRLSYRLLLDSEPDLNAVGEAAGGAEAIRMTAALLPDVVLMHILKPSTESIDTVRCIARGDSPSRSRVLLLAPAGLDGYAWAALAAGADALLPEHTAPHELTASIRAVAAGGAVIPPDLTCPLIDTVRRRPSVSTTLPTERLDALTERERQVLATVASGWSTTEIAERLSLAESTVKSHVGSILTKIGVRDRVQAVNLAYDTGLVRPS encoded by the coding sequence ATGCCCACCGTTCTCATTGTCAACGACCGGAAGCTGCACCGCCTCAGCTACCGCCTTCTGCTGGATTCCGAGCCAGACCTGAACGCGGTCGGCGAGGCAGCCGGCGGTGCCGAGGCGATCCGTATGACCGCCGCGCTTCTCCCGGACGTCGTCCTCATGCACATCCTCAAGCCCAGCACGGAGTCGATCGACACCGTCCGCTGCATCGCACGCGGTGACAGCCCGTCCCGCTCCCGCGTACTGCTGCTTGCCCCGGCCGGGCTCGACGGGTACGCCTGGGCCGCGCTGGCGGCCGGCGCCGACGCACTGCTCCCGGAGCACACCGCCCCGCACGAGCTGACCGCAAGCATCCGCGCGGTGGCGGCCGGAGGCGCCGTCATCCCGCCCGATCTCACCTGCCCACTCATCGACACCGTCCGACGACGGCCTTCTGTCTCCACGACCCTGCCGACGGAACGACTCGACGCACTCACCGAACGTGAACGCCAGGTCCTTGCCACCGTCGCCTCCGGCTGGAGCACCACCGAGATCGCCGAACGCCTCTCCCTCGCCGAGTCCACCGTCAAGTCACACGTGGGCAGCATCCTCACCAAGATCGGAGTCCGGGACCGGGTCCAGGCCGTGAACCTTGCCTACGACACCGGCCTCGTCAGGCCTTCCTGA
- a CDS encoding DedA family protein gives MNALSDLLGHISPASAYMVVAAAVLAESILLVGAFIPTLTLLLTAGALARTGQVSLLLVIAAAVGAVVVGDFLAHRTGRYLGDRLRGGAMGRRIPDAAWGRAETLMRRHGGRAVFVARFLPVMRTLAPHSAGATRLRYRCIAPYSVIAACVWATAEAGVGYAAATSLQRVLMLGGPALALVVLMAIGGALLWRSRRRPSPPTQGPASEPSAKSSVHAQEGLTRPVS, from the coding sequence GTGAACGCGCTCTCCGACCTCCTCGGCCACATCTCCCCGGCCTCGGCGTACATGGTGGTGGCCGCCGCTGTCCTGGCCGAGTCGATCCTTCTCGTCGGCGCTTTCATCCCGACGCTGACCCTGCTCCTGACCGCCGGCGCGCTGGCCCGCACCGGCCAGGTCAGCCTTCTTCTCGTCATCGCAGCCGCAGTCGGCGCCGTGGTGGTGGGTGACTTTCTCGCCCACCGCACCGGCAGGTATCTCGGTGACCGGCTGCGCGGCGGCGCCATGGGCCGTCGTATTCCGGATGCCGCATGGGGCCGGGCCGAGACGCTGATGAGGCGCCACGGCGGCCGAGCGGTCTTCGTGGCCCGCTTCCTGCCGGTGATGCGCACCCTCGCCCCGCACTCCGCGGGCGCGACCCGCCTGCGCTACCGGTGCATCGCTCCGTACAGCGTCATCGCCGCTTGTGTGTGGGCCACAGCGGAAGCGGGTGTCGGCTACGCCGCCGCGACCTCTCTCCAGCGCGTCCTCATGCTGGGCGGCCCTGCCCTCGCCCTGGTCGTCCTGATGGCGATCGGGGGCGCGCTGCTGTGGCGAAGCAGGCGCCGCCCGTCTCCTCCGACCCAGGGACCTGCGTCCGAGCCCTCCGCGAAGTCCTCCGTCCATGCTCAGGAAGGCCTGACGAGGCCGGTGTCGTAG